In a single window of the Campylobacter hyointestinalis subsp. lawsonii genome:
- the glyQ gene encoding glycine--tRNA ligase subunit alpha → MTFSEIILTLQTYWHEQGCIIVQPYDMPAGAGTYHQATFLRSLGDKPWNVAYVAPSRRPTDGRYGENPNRLGSYYQFQVIMKPSPKNIQELYLKSLERLGLDVNKHDIRFVEDNWESPTLGAWGLGWEVWLDGMEVTQFTYFQQVGGIPCELVSAEVTYGIERLAMYLQDKHNVYDIVWDERDGKIVTYGDVHKQSEFEFSKYNFEIADTSMLFKHFDDYAKECKMILEQGLALPAYDYCMLAAHTFNVLDARGAISVTQRQDFILKIRELAKGCAIAYKESLNK, encoded by the coding sequence ATGACTTTTAGTGAGATAATACTTACATTACAAACTTATTGGCATGAACAAGGTTGCATCATAGTTCAGCCATATGATATGCCTGCTGGTGCGGGAACTTACCATCAAGCAACATTTTTAAGAAGTCTAGGGGATAAACCATGGAACGTAGCTTACGTAGCGCCGTCTCGTAGACCTACTGATGGAAGATATGGTGAAAATCCAAATCGCCTTGGGAGCTATTATCAGTTTCAAGTTATAATGAAACCAAGCCCTAAAAATATACAGGAGTTGTATTTAAAGAGTTTAGAGCGTTTAGGATTAGACGTAAATAAACACGATATTCGCTTTGTAGAAGACAACTGGGAAAGCCCAACTCTAGGTGCTTGGGGTCTTGGCTGGGAAGTTTGGCTTGATGGTATGGAAGTTACACAATTTACGTATTTTCAACAAGTAGGTGGCATACCTTGTGAGCTAGTTAGCGCAGAAGTTACTTATGGCATAGAGCGTTTGGCTATGTATTTGCAAGATAAACATAATGTGTATGATATAGTTTGGGATGAAAGAGATGGCAAAATCGTCACGTACGGCGACGTGCATAAACAAAGCGAATTTGAATTTAGCAAGTATAACTTCGAGATAGCAGATACTTCTATGCTTTTTAAACATTTTGATGATTACGCTAAAGAGTGTAAAATGATCTTAGAGCAAGGTTTAGCACTTCCTGCTTATGACTATTGTATGCTAGCAGCTCACACGTTTAACGTGCTTGATGCAAGAGGTGCTATAAGTGTCACTCAAAGGCAAGATTTTATACTAAAGATTAGAGAGCTTGCAAAAGGCTGCGCTATAGCCTATAAAGAGAGTTTGAATAAGTGA
- the waaA gene encoding lipid IV(A) 3-deoxy-D-manno-octulosonic acid transferase: MIYTFFCFIVLCVVAPFLALLCLRSKFKRSIPARFFLKNNPKFKSSKYHFHACSLGEVSSIEPIVKALGDARISVITQTGFNKAMSITKNVRFLPFECFLPFWFSKCDTLIVFEAELWLNLFKFAKINGARTILLNARISDKSYKSYLRFRFYYRYLFSYVDLVLAQSDDDKTRLESLGAKNVKVVGNIKSTKLPKPTKNYAKHFERSIIIASSHENEEKKILQNLNLKDGDQLFIAPRHPERFGKVDVLAKDFASKFGFSYEKFSQNLEFKSRVVLVDALGELVNLYQICDIVILCGSFEPGIGGHNAIEAAQFGCKIISGKFIDNQKSLYASIDGINLADYSDISMLLDSNLKSSSIRNPANFDEILKELKGEK, encoded by the coding sequence GTGATCTATACATTTTTTTGTTTTATAGTCTTATGTGTAGTAGCGCCTTTTTTGGCTCTACTTTGTTTAAGATCGAAATTTAAGCGAAGTATTCCTGCGAGATTTTTTTTAAAAAACAATCCAAAATTTAAAAGTTCAAAATATCATTTTCATGCCTGTAGTTTAGGCGAGGTTTCTAGCATAGAACCTATCGTAAAAGCTTTAGGAGATGCTAGAATTTCTGTTATCACGCAAACTGGTTTTAACAAAGCAATGAGTATTACTAAAAACGTACGTTTTTTACCATTTGAATGTTTTTTACCATTTTGGTTTAGTAAATGCGATACTCTTATAGTTTTTGAAGCTGAGCTTTGGCTAAATTTATTTAAATTTGCAAAAATAAATGGAGCTAGAACCATTCTTTTAAATGCGAGGATAAGCGATAAATCGTATAAATCTTATCTTAGATTTAGATTTTATTATAGATATCTATTTTCTTATGTTGATCTAGTTTTAGCACAGAGTGATGACGACAAGACTAGACTTGAAAGTCTAGGTGCGAAAAATGTAAAGGTAGTAGGAAATATAAAATCAACAAAACTTCCTAAGCCTACAAAAAACTATGCAAAGCATTTTGAGCGTTCTATCATCATAGCAAGCAGTCATGAAAATGAAGAAAAAAAAATACTTCAAAACTTAAATTTAAAAGATGGCGATCAGCTATTTATAGCTCCAAGACATCCTGAGAGATTTGGTAAAGTAGATGTTTTAGCTAAAGATTTCGCTTCTAAATTTGGATTTAGCTATGAAAAGTTTAGCCAAAATTTAGAGTTTAAAAGTAGGGTTGTATTGGTTGATGCTTTGGGAGAATTGGTAAATTTATATCAAATTTGCGATATTGTTATTTTATGCGGTAGTTTTGAGCCGGGTATCGGTGGGCATAATGCGATAGAAGCAGCGCAGTTTGGCTGTAAAATCATAAGCGGTAAATTTATAGATAATCAAAAATCTCTTTATGCTAGTATTGATGGTATAAATTTGGCTGATTATAGTGATATTTCTATGCTTTTAGACTCAAATTTAAAGAGTTCTAGCATAAGAAATCCGGCAAATTTTGATGAGATTTTAAAAGAGTTAAAAGGTGAAAAATGA
- a CDS encoding energy-coupling factor ABC transporter ATP-binding protein, producing MSCSVTLKNIKAKIANRVLFENLNLNLSHKEKIAIIGQNGSGKSTLLEIIGGLKMPCDGSVEIFHEPMRELNEFEKYRNLIGFLFQNSDDQFIAPSVIEDVAFSLLARGVSKNEARKRAEFMLAELGISHLRDEIVFYLSGGEKKLVALAGVLITEPKILLLDEPTTALDYDMQIKVANILGSLDIAQIIVSHDKEFINKVVDKVYFLNQNGLSLEA from the coding sequence TTGAGCTGTTCTGTAACGCTAAAAAATATAAAAGCTAAAATAGCAAATAGGGTTTTGTTTGAAAATTTAAATTTAAATCTTTCACACAAAGAAAAGATCGCTATCATAGGTCAAAATGGCTCTGGCAAATCAACCCTACTTGAGATAATCGGCGGTCTTAAGATGCCTTGTGATGGTAGTGTGGAGATATTTCACGAGCCTATGAGAGAGCTAAATGAGTTTGAAAAATATAGAAATTTAATAGGCTTTTTGTTTCAAAATAGCGATGATCAATTTATCGCTCCAAGTGTTATTGAAGATGTGGCTTTTAGCCTTTTGGCAAGGGGTGTAAGCAAAAATGAAGCAAGAAAAAGAGCTGAGTTTATGCTAGCAGAACTTGGGATTTCGCACTTAAGAGATGAGATAGTATTTTATCTCTCTGGTGGTGAAAAAAAGCTTGTGGCATTAGCTGGGGTCTTGATAACCGAGCCTAAAATTCTATTACTTGATGAGCCTACAACTGCGCTTGATTATGATATGCAAATCAAAGTAGCAAATATCCTTGGTAGCTTAGATATCGCTCAAATCATCGTTTCACACGATAAGGAATTTATAAATAAGGTAGTAGATAAGGTATATTTTTTAAATCAAAATGGACTAAGCTTGGAGGCTTAG
- a CDS encoding pseudouridine synthase family protein, producing MKEEKAYKLLAKQEGISNNEAKDLIDAGLVSARGMKVVLARGLVSETTEFKVLRFPKPVKIFEDENIVVINKPPFMTSEKVASEFKYPLLNRLDKETSGVVLLYKNEEFRQVAIKEFAANKVEKVYLAIVKGIVVEDFSVELPITTIKTKSGAFSKIDLSRGKTAITHVSPLMVEGKKSLIKIAIETGRTHQIRCHLSHVGYGVVGDEKYAKSTANRMYLHSYETSLLGYKFRAHLDRSFCAYSFEPPKEFMHK from the coding sequence ATGAAAGAAGAAAAAGCGTATAAACTACTTGCAAAACAAGAGGGAATTTCAAATAATGAAGCAAAAGATCTAATCGATGCTGGACTAGTGAGTGCTAGAGGAATGAAAGTAGTTTTAGCTAGAGGCTTAGTGAGCGAAACTACAGAATTTAAGGTTTTAAGATTTCCTAAACCGGTTAAGATTTTTGAAGATGAAAATATAGTAGTGATCAATAAGCCGCCATTTATGACAAGCGAAAAAGTGGCTAGCGAGTTTAAATATCCTCTTTTAAATAGACTAGATAAAGAGACGAGCGGAGTTGTTTTGCTGTATAAAAATGAAGAATTTAGACAAGTCGCCATAAAAGAGTTTGCTGCAAATAAAGTAGAAAAAGTGTATTTAGCTATCGTAAAAGGCATCGTTGTGGAGGATTTTAGCGTAGAACTTCCTATTACGACTATAAAAACAAAAAGTGGTGCATTTTCTAAGATAGATTTAAGCAGAGGCAAAACTGCGATAACTCACGTAAGTCCGCTTATGGTAGAAGGAAAGAAATCTCTCATAAAAATAGCCATAGAAACAGGGCGTACTCATCAGATCAGATGTCATTTATCTCACGTCGGTTATGGTGTTGTGGGAGATGAAAAGTATGCAAAAAGCACCGCAAATAGAATGTATTTACATAGCTATGAAACTTCATTGCTTGGATATAAATTTAGAGCTCATTTAGATAGAAGCTTTTGTGCTTATAGCTTTGAGCCGCCAAAAGAGTTTATGCATAAATAA
- a CDS encoding toprim domain-containing protein → MRLFIAEKPELARAITSGIDSKFDKKSDHIVAGGDIITWAFGHILELCEPNEYDEKYNNWNLVDLPFEINNFKYKPKEKSKAQLKAIIKLINDNQITEIINCGDYDEEGQILIDEIIIYSKTNKPIKRMLLQDITEAGIKKSLKDLKPNPNFFATTFKTFPKL, encoded by the coding sequence ATGAGATTATTTATAGCAGAAAAACCTGAACTTGCAAGAGCCATAACCTCTGGTATAGATAGTAAATTTGATAAAAAGTCAGATCATATAGTAGCTGGTGGCGATATTATCACTTGGGCTTTTGGACACATACTAGAGTTATGCGAACCAAACGAGTATGATGAAAAATATAATAACTGGAATTTGGTTGATTTGCCTTTTGAAATTAATAACTTCAAATACAAACCAAAAGAAAAATCAAAAGCTCAATTAAAAGCTATCATCAAGCTTATTAATGATAATCAAATTACTGAGATTATCAATTGCGGTGATTATGATGAAGAGGGTCAAATTCTAATCGATGAGATTATTATCTATTCTAAAACTAATAAACCAATTAAAAGAATGTTACTTCAAGATATCACCGAAGCTGGTATCAAAAAATCTTTAAAAGATTTAAAGCCAAATCCAAATTTCTTTGCAACAACCTTTAAAACCTTTCCTAAACTCTAA
- a CDS encoding DUF4198 domain-containing protein, with amino-acid sequence MNLKSLLAVASLACVAWGHFGVVIPSNSTIDEPSHAKEKITYKFTHPFESMMMNLDKPVEAGVFVGGKKELISNLSEKKDGKMSYYEAQYNIKEPGMYQFYMDPKPYFEPAENIFIRHITKTIVNAYGYGEGWDEPIGLKTEIIPLTRPYALYKGNIFSGKVLYKGKPAKNTIVEVEYLNLKGLKAPGEDYITQEVKTNELGEFSFAMPLAGWWGFSALNEDDEKIKKDGKEYPVEIGAVIWVETKDYE; translated from the coding sequence ATGAATTTAAAATCACTATTAGCAGTAGCGTCGCTTGCGTGCGTGGCTTGGGGGCATTTTGGCGTGGTAATTCCATCAAATTCTACTATAGATGAGCCATCTCATGCCAAAGAAAAAATTACATATAAATTTACTCATCCATTTGAGAGCATGATGATGAATTTAGATAAGCCAGTTGAAGCTGGAGTTTTTGTTGGTGGCAAAAAAGAGCTAATCTCAAATTTAAGCGAAAAAAAAGATGGCAAAATGAGCTATTACGAAGCTCAATACAATATTAAAGAGCCTGGAATGTATCAATTTTATATGGATCCAAAACCATATTTTGAGCCTGCTGAAAATATCTTTATAAGACACATTACCAAAACTATAGTAAATGCCTATGGATACGGCGAAGGCTGGGATGAGCCAATAGGGCTAAAAACTGAGATTATCCCGCTTACTAGACCTTATGCGCTTTATAAAGGAAATATCTTTTCAGGCAAGGTCTTATACAAAGGCAAACCGGCTAAAAACACTATCGTTGAAGTAGAATATTTAAATTTAAAAGGACTAAAGGCTCCTGGCGAGGACTATATAACTCAAGAAGTCAAAACTAATGAGCTTGGGGAGTTTAGCTTTGCTATGCCCCTTGCTGGTTGGTGGGGATTTTCTGCTTTGAATGAAGATGATGAAAAAATCAAAAAAGATGGCAAAGAGTATCCTGTAGAGATCGGCGCAGTCATCTGGGTAGAGACTAAGGATTATGAATAA
- a CDS encoding zinc ribbon domain-containing protein: MNQYLKQLVTLSQIDKKIDGYAPRIDDINRSLNLKKEEIESIDNQISNTLNEISELKSQIDSTNAHISEFNLKLKEVGKKSGSVKTEKEIKALNLEEDLAKDQLEAANEEIARLERIIETKKLFTTELNEKKDALNATLEELEKETLSKLNELQNDRNMVYEQKDKLLLEMNQKVLTFYEKIRKWAKNTAVVPVKKQACYGCFMKINDKTYANVIKSEDIVTCPHCGRILYKDSE, translated from the coding sequence ATGAATCAATACCTCAAGCAGCTAGTTACTCTATCGCAAATAGATAAAAAGATAGATGGCTATGCCCCACGCATCGACGATATAAACAGAAGTTTAAATTTAAAAAAAGAAGAGATAGAATCCATAGATAATCAAATAAGCAACACTCTAAATGAAATATCTGAGTTAAAATCTCAAATAGATAGCACAAACGCTCATATATCAGAGTTTAATTTAAAATTAAAAGAAGTCGGTAAAAAAAGCGGTTCTGTAAAAACAGAAAAAGAGATCAAGGCTTTAAATTTAGAAGAAGATCTAGCAAAAGATCAGCTTGAAGCGGCGAATGAAGAGATAGCTAGACTAGAAAGAATCATAGAGACAAAAAAACTCTTTACTACAGAACTAAATGAAAAAAAAGATGCGCTAAATGCGACTCTTGAGGAGCTAGAGAAAGAAACTCTATCTAAGTTAAATGAGCTACAAAATGATAGAAATATGGTTTATGAGCAAAAAGATAAGCTTTTATTAGAAATGAATCAAAAAGTTCTTACTTTTTATGAAAAAATTCGTAAATGGGCTAAGAATACTGCCGTAGTTCCTGTAAAAAAACAAGCTTGTTATGGTTGCTTTATGAAGATAAATGATAAAACTTATGCAAATGTTATTAAGAGTGAAGATATAGTTACTTGCCCTCATTGCGGACGTATTTTATACAAAGATAGCGAGTGA
- a CDS encoding YgaP family membrane protein, whose translation MSKFERVLRVVIGILVIVGVWYFYASWWALLGLVPLIIGLIGFCPIYRVLGKQSCPFKKK comes from the coding sequence ATGTCTAAATTTGAAAGAGTTTTAAGAGTTGTAATCGGTATTTTGGTGATAGTTGGAGTATGGTATTTCTATGCTAGTTGGTGGGCTTTGCTAGGTTTGGTGCCACTCATAATAGGATTAATAGGCTTTTGCCCAATATACAGAGTATTAGGCAAACAGAGTTGCCCATTTAAGAAAAAGTGA
- a CDS encoding Nif3-like dinuclear metal center hexameric protein: MKISEIYSLLDSLAPFSDQESWDNSGLLIGSLNDSFDEIVLSLDLDTNLIKNAKQNTLFITHHPLIFKGLKSINPDKFPSNLISLMIKKEIKLISMHTNFDLHLLNRYVLSEVLGYKDFIKEGFILKFNVNKSFDEFANEIRSKLKIPNLRAVKANSFIKNAAFCTGSGADLIGSFEADCFVSGDFKYHTALEALENSLSLIDMGHFESERYFGDCLAIHLQKNGLFATITNSINPFTYYEGKL, translated from the coding sequence GTGAAAATATCTGAAATTTACTCACTTTTAGATAGTTTGGCGCCATTTAGTGATCAAGAGAGCTGGGACAACTCCGGGCTTTTGATCGGCTCTTTGAATGATAGTTTTGATGAGATAGTTTTAAGCCTTGATCTAGATACGAATTTGATAAAAAATGCCAAACAAAATACTCTTTTTATAACTCATCATCCATTGATATTTAAGGGTTTAAAGTCTATAAATCCTGATAAATTTCCATCAAATTTGATATCTTTGATGATAAAAAAAGAGATAAAACTTATATCTATGCATACGAATTTTGATCTGCACTTACTAAATAGATATGTTTTAAGCGAAGTGCTTGGATATAAAGATTTTATAAAAGAGGGTTTTATACTTAAATTTAATGTAAATAAGAGCTTTGATGAGTTTGCAAATGAGATAAGATCTAAGCTAAAAATACCAAATTTAAGAGCAGTTAAAGCAAATTCTTTTATCAAAAATGCTGCTTTTTGCACTGGAAGTGGAGCTGATCTAATAGGTAGTTTTGAAGCTGATTGTTTTGTAAGCGGGGATTTTAAGTATCACACAGCTCTTGAAGCATTAGAAAATTCGTTAAGTTTAATAGATATGGGACACTTTGAGAGTGAGCGGTATTTTGGGGATTGTCTAGCGATCCACTTGCAAAAAAATGGACTTTTTGCTACAATCACAAATTCAATCAATCCATTTACATACTACGAAGGAAAATTATGA
- a CDS encoding energy-coupling factor transporter transmembrane component T encodes MINPSISIACFAVFSFFVALSGEIYLTHFLPLIFLGLIKFRYIFEILKRLVFLNFFIILVVISVLLADNLNLALLIFARSNLIILFGLLSFHKLNSYSIALGISGLGMGNKISYLFYFCVRFIEIGKIDFYKFKRTLKARNFKHKTSIFVYQTYANLVAMLFLSAFKKSQMLEKTMLARGFDGKFYKFKNSIKFGFCDILLIILVLIALILRQGVLI; translated from the coding sequence ATGATAAATCCATCTATCTCTATAGCGTGTTTTGCGGTTTTTAGCTTTTTTGTGGCTCTTAGTGGGGAGATATATTTGACTCACTTTTTGCCACTTATATTTTTGGGCTTAATCAAATTTAGATATATTTTTGAGATTTTAAAACGGCTTGTTTTTTTGAATTTTTTCATTATTTTGGTCGTTATAAGTGTGCTTTTAGCAGATAATTTAAATTTAGCTTTACTTATATTTGCTAGGTCAAATTTGATTATTTTATTTGGACTTTTGTCGTTTCATAAGCTTAACTCATATAGCATAGCACTAGGCATTTCAGGGCTTGGTATGGGTAATAAAATTAGCTATTTATTCTATTTTTGTGTTAGGTTTATAGAGATAGGCAAGATTGATTTTTACAAATTTAAACGCACTTTAAAAGCTAGAAATTTCAAGCACAAAACTTCGATTTTTGTATATCAAACATATGCGAATTTAGTAGCAATGCTATTTTTAAGTGCGTTTAAAAAATCACAAATGTTAGAAAAAACAATGCTAGCTAGGGGATTTGATGGGAAATTTTATAAATTTAAAAATAGCATTAAATTTGGATTTTGCGATATTTTGCTTATAATTTTGGTTTTAATCGCACTGATTTTAAGGCAAGGAGTATTGATTTGA
- the cbiM gene encoding cobalt transporter CbiM translates to MHISEGVLKPEIIIPAAVVAGVWVAYLVYKLNFKDIPKIACMSAIFFVASFIHIPLGPTSIHLILGGLVGAFLGVNAIIAIFVGLLLQALFFGYGGISVLGVNLLMIAVPTIFARYFVKLSFKEQKYQKIYQYICWFLVGFIPLLCSSLILSGVLVLNGKEFLAISGLALAANFPLMIVEGIISLFAISFIYRVNKELLN, encoded by the coding sequence ATGCATATTAGCGAAGGGGTTTTAAAGCCTGAAATTATTATCCCGGCGGCGGTTGTAGCTGGGGTTTGGGTGGCTTATCTTGTCTATAAATTAAATTTCAAAGATATCCCTAAAATCGCCTGTATGAGCGCTATATTTTTTGTGGCATCCTTTATACATATCCCCCTTGGGCCGACATCGATACATTTGATATTAGGTGGCTTGGTGGGTGCATTCTTGGGCGTAAATGCGATTATAGCGATATTTGTGGGGCTTTTGCTTCAAGCTCTATTTTTTGGCTATGGTGGAATTAGCGTTTTGGGGGTGAATTTGCTGATGATAGCGGTGCCTACGATATTTGCTAGGTATTTTGTCAAACTATCTTTTAAAGAGCAAAAATATCAAAAAATCTATCAATATATATGCTGGTTTTTAGTCGGTTTCATCCCGCTTTTATGCTCATCGCTTATTTTAAGTGGGGTTTTGGTCTTAAATGGCAAGGAGTTTTTGGCTATATCTGGGCTTGCTTTGGCAGCGAATTTCCCACTAATGATAGTTGAGGGGATAATAAGCCTATTTGCTATAAGTTTTATTTATAGAGTTAATAAGGAGCTTTTAAATTGA
- a CDS encoding autotransporter outer membrane beta-barrel domain-containing protein, which yields MKLSLIVSRAIFGLGVLGSVSICAQDIKINSSSEIPTYFDIDQNENLSIKDDYKNGDLTINMAYENSDLNEGVASEKNQDKNKLNIDLGENNLIFKSTNANPKLSNYIGNVNFTAKTITLEDMHLQALHNGSVINGDTTISGKTDVFTNNNGEITINRSSDEFGSVVTVATNIPALDTFNGSLTINGNFNADKTYFNGFNVGKNYLNFNINGEANIKNSVISVGNTSLNSLVLDRFVFASADKFNSDITTSNVASGTVIKRASELISDKNLVDDFIKEQNHSYFTPMDAKDFTDYKLSVDKSNGKESLIVSGGFSDKISDTKALLQFEIDYLKAAAKESDLSAQDANGLLQAKENATEIEKKVVEDFNKQIQAKQEIIDKINSSGGEDSVSTEDKMGAMGIEVTDTTKYIFENTKNSNGAQKNNYIALLTTGTMGGATNTAKTADSMQTSGNLNEAQGIFDSLINSNINAKVGIDAITNKDFFKDVRESAKNSTDILNNTSSANGAINISNDMALGDRIARINNPYSEVRFANVLKSSLLANSTNIASDAIYDYYGTKTYKDSVWANTFGGANIIDGESGGLYGISIGADKEFNENLLLGIYATYANSKIKDKLSVQESDNYQLGIYSSYRFNYSWELNSKLYGQIGDTKQDINLAGSLSNADFNRRFVGLNTNIGKVFNLENDLFLKPFVGVNYYYSYTPNYTETGAVSKNVESNTNNSLSLELGLESRKYFNENSYLFITPKIEQYVVNNGEDYVASFVGSNTSFSIKGEEKKKTYGQLIVGGNVSLNDRLSLDVGIGAKQILAGKVDSKNETYLSGNVGIKYKF from the coding sequence ATGAAATTATCTCTTATTGTATCAAGAGCAATATTTGGTCTAGGAGTGTTAGGGAGTGTGAGTATTTGCGCACAAGATATTAAGATTAATTCATCTAGCGAGATTCCCACATATTTTGATATTGATCAAAACGAAAATCTTAGTATAAAAGATGACTATAAAAATGGAGATTTAACCATTAATATGGCTTATGAAAACAGCGATTTAAACGAAGGTGTAGCAAGTGAAAAAAACCAAGATAAAAATAAATTAAACATTGATTTAGGGGAAAATAATCTAATCTTTAAATCTACTAATGCTAATCCAAAACTTTCCAATTATATCGGAAATGTGAATTTCACTGCTAAAACTATCACACTAGAAGATATGCACTTACAAGCTCTCCATAACGGCAGTGTGATTAATGGTGATACTACTATAAGTGGAAAGACAGATGTATTTACTAATAATAATGGTGAAATTACAATCAATAGAAGCTCTGATGAATTTGGTTCAGTGGTAACTGTAGCTACAAATATACCCGCTTTAGATACATTCAATGGTTCTTTAACTATTAATGGAAATTTTAATGCAGATAAAACTTATTTTAATGGTTTTAATGTTGGAAAAAACTATTTAAATTTTAATATTAATGGCGAAGCAAACATTAAAAATTCTGTAATTTCTGTAGGAAATACTAGCCTAAATAGTCTCGTGCTAGATAGATTCGTTTTTGCAAGTGCAGATAAATTTAATAGTGATATAACTACAAGCAATGTAGCAAGTGGGACAGTCATAAAACGTGCAAGTGAATTGATTAGCGATAAAAATCTTGTAGATGATTTTATAAAAGAGCAAAATCATTCTTATTTTACTCCTATGGATGCGAAAGATTTTACAGATTATAAGCTAAGTGTAGATAAAAGCAATGGCAAAGAATCTTTAATTGTTAGCGGTGGCTTTAGTGATAAGATTTCTGATACGAAAGCATTGTTACAATTTGAGATTGATTATCTAAAAGCTGCAGCTAAGGAATCTGATTTAAGCGCCCAAGATGCTAATGGGCTACTTCAAGCAAAAGAAAACGCAACAGAGATTGAAAAGAAAGTTGTAGAGGATTTCAATAAGCAAATACAAGCCAAACAAGAGATTATTGATAAAATTAATAGCAGTGGCGGCGAAGATTCTGTAAGCACTGAAGATAAAATGGGCGCAATGGGGATAGAGGTTACTGATACCACAAAATATATCTTTGAGAATACAAAAAATTCTAATGGAGCGCAAAAGAACAACTACATCGCACTTCTCACAACAGGCACTATGGGTGGTGCTACAAACACTGCTAAAACAGCAGATTCTATGCAAACTTCTGGCAACCTAAACGAAGCACAAGGTATCTTTGATAGTTTGATTAACTCTAATATTAATGCTAAAGTGGGTATAGATGCAATCACAAATAAAGACTTCTTTAAAGATGTAAGAGAAAGCGCAAAAAATAGCACAGATATTCTAAATAACACTAGTTCTGCAAATGGTGCTATAAATATCTCTAATGATATGGCTCTAGGTGACAGAATAGCTAGAATTAATAATCCATATAGTGAAGTAAGATTTGCTAATGTGCTTAAATCTAGCCTTTTGGCAAACAGCACAAATATAGCAAGTGACGCTATCTATGACTATTATGGCACAAAAACTTATAAAGATAGTGTATGGGCAAATACTTTTGGTGGAGCAAATATAATCGATGGAGAAAGTGGAGGATTGTATGGAATAAGCATAGGTGCAGATAAAGAATTTAATGAAAATTTACTTTTAGGAATCTATGCCACTTATGCAAATTCTAAAATCAAAGATAAGCTAAGCGTTCAAGAATCAGATAATTATCAACTAGGTATTTATAGCTCTTATAGATTTAATTATTCTTGGGAATTAAATTCTAAACTCTATGGACAAATAGGAGATACAAAGCAAGATATTAATTTAGCAGGAAGTTTAAGTAATGCTGATTTTAACAGAAGATTTGTAGGATTAAATACAAATATAGGTAAAGTATTTAATTTAGAAAATGATCTGTTTTTAAAGCCATTTGTAGGAGTGAATTACTACTATAGCTATACGCCTAATTACACAGAGACAGGTGCTGTATCAAAAAATGTAGAATCTAATACTAATAACTCTTTGAGTTTAGAATTAGGATTAGAATCTAGAAAATATTTTAATGAAAACTCTTATTTATTTATAACTCCAAAGATTGAACAATATGTAGTTAATAATGGAGAGGATTATGTAGCTAGCTTTGTAGGTTCTAATACTTCTTTTTCTATTAAAGGAGAAGAGAAGAAAAAGACTTATGGACAATTAATTGTAGGAGGAAATGTCTCTTTAAATGATAGACTAAGTTTAGATGTAGGGATTGGAGCTAAACAAATCTTAGCAGGAAAAGTAGATTCTAAAAATGAAACTTACTTAAGTGGAAATGTTGGGATAAAATATAAGTTTTAA